The Aquicella siphonis genome contains the following window.
TCTCATGCCCTTATTGGAGCTCCCGTTGCTTGATGCGGAGACGATCAAGCGTCTAATTTACAGCGTGCTGGACAAAGAGCAGCAGCGTGAATTCGAATCTGCGCTTGAACTGGATTTCGCTTTCGTGCTGCCAAATGCCGATGCGTTTCGAGTGAACATTTTCCACCAGTTAAACGGTATTTCCGGCGTGTTTCGTGTGATTCCTGCCGAGATCCCCAAGCTGGATTCGCTGGGTGCGCCTGCTGTCATCAAGGAATTGCTGGACTTGTCTTCAGGGTTGATATTGGTCACGGGGCCCACAGGTTGTGGAAAAAGCACGACACTGGCCGCCATGATAGAGTACATTAACCACTCCCAGCAATGTCATATTATCACCATCGAAGACCCCATTGAATTTGTGCACAAAAGCAAACGCAGTCTCGTGCATCAACGGCAAATTTACCGGGATTCGGCTTCGTTTTCTACCGCCCTGCGCTCCGCCTTGCGTGAAGATCCTGATGTGATACTAGTGGGTGAAATGCGTGACCTGGAAACCATACGCCTGGCTTTGACGGCGGCGGAAACAGGACATCTGGTGCTGGCGACATTGCATACCAGTTCATCGCCGCGGGCGATCAGCCGCGTCATTGATGCCTTCCCGACAGGTGAAAAAAATATAATCCGAAACCTCATTTCCGAATCCTTGCAAGCTGTTATCTGCCAGACGCTGGTAAAAAGAATTTCAGGGGGCAGAGTCGCCGCTTTTGAAATCATGCTTGGCACACCGGCGGTTCGCAACCTGATACGAGAAGACAAAACCGCGCAAATGTATTCCGTCATTCAGACCAGCGGCCGTCTGGGAATGTGCACTATGGAACAATCTTTGCAGGAATTGGTGAACAGGAAAATCACGACGCCCAACGCGGCACATGAAAGCGGTTTTCAGCGGGAACTTTTTGAAAAGTAGCTATTTGCTTTATTATTAAGACGGTGGCCTGAAGGCTAATGTGACGGTAGAGGCATAACCTGACACAATTCAATGAGTGCTATCGATGGGCTGCTGGCTGCACAGGCTAGAGAGCTGGCCAGGATGCGGAAGCTGACTGGTCCACAACTTAAAGGATTTTCTTGCTGTTCATGAGCGACTTTTCATTATATGTTTTATGTACTATGCTTATCATATAAGGATGTTACTCGTTATTGATTAAGATCGCTTATCTATCGAGTTTTGAAATAAAGGAGTTTTTCAATGAGACAGTGTAGACATGATACAGCCGGTTTCACCCTTATTGAGTTGTTAATCGTTGTGGCAATTATCGGTATTTTGGCTGCCGTTGCAGTTCCTACCTACCTGAGTTACACCAAGAAAGCTTATTTTAGTGAAGTTGTGCAGGCAACTGCGCCATACAAACTCGCGGTGGAATCCTGCTATCAGGCACAAGGCGGCGGTGGCGCTGTCGCCAATTGCGGAAATGGTTCAAATGGCGTTCCGGCAGCTCCCGCAGCAACAGGTAATGTAGCCTCTGTTGTTACTACTGGCGCGGGTGTGATTACCGCAACGGGACAAAATAAAGCGGGTACGGACACGTATATCCTGACACCAGCGCCGACCAATGGAGTATTGATTTGGACTACTTCAGGGACGTGTTTAGCTGCAGGCACATGTAATTAACGCTTCAGTCTGCATGGCGGAAGTTTATTGCTGTTTAAGTAAAAACAACATCCCGTAAGGGGTGTTGTTTTTATGTTTTATGATGTTCGATTCATGGCAGAAAAATAGACCGGCGGTAATTTGTTATGGATGACATGTCAACTAAAAGCTCCATGAGCGGGTTTGCCTATTACCTATTCGAGAACAAGATGCTGGATAGGCAAGTGGGACTGGAAGCACTCAAACAAGCAGCATTGGACAAGATTTCCTATTTTGATTATCTGGTCAAGCACAAACTGTTGGACGCCGCAAGAGTCGCCAAGGCGACTTCTGAATATTTTGGATTGCCACTTTGTGATATCACAGCGTTTGATTTCAGCCT
Protein-coding sequences here:
- a CDS encoding type IV pilus twitching motility protein PilT; the encoded protein is MESDYDQKFKIDLTNLLTFSIEQRASDVHLSPGQPPILRIDGDLMPLLELPLLDAETIKRLIYSVLDKEQQREFESALELDFAFVLPNADAFRVNIFHQLNGISGVFRVIPAEIPKLDSLGAPAVIKELLDLSSGLILVTGPTGCGKSTTLAAMIEYINHSQQCHIITIEDPIEFVHKSKRSLVHQRQIYRDSASFSTALRSALREDPDVILVGEMRDLETIRLALTAAETGHLVLATLHTSSSPRAISRVIDAFPTGEKNIIRNLISESLQAVICQTLVKRISGGRVAAFEIMLGTPAVRNLIREDKTAQMYSVIQTSGRLGMCTMEQSLQELVNRKITTPNAAHESGFQRELFEK
- a CDS encoding pilin, producing the protein MRQCRHDTAGFTLIELLIVVAIIGILAAVAVPTYLSYTKKAYFSEVVQATAPYKLAVESCYQAQGGGGAVANCGNGSNGVPAAPAATGNVASVVTTGAGVITATGQNKAGTDTYILTPAPTNGVLIWTTSGTCLAAGTCN